The genomic interval CTGATCCACCGGTCCGTAGGTTTCACGATGGAACACATTATTCGGATGTCCCTCTTCATACATGCCGCACCCATACCAGTCCGTATTCCCCGGCGCTCTGGTCGCGGAATAGACCCCCCAGTGTGTATAGATGCCGAATTTGGCATCATGAAACCATTCCGGACATTGATAGGCCGACAGTGACTCCCAGTCCGGTTTAAAACGTTGATCATTCTTCATGAACAAATTCCTTTACCGTCGGCATTTTTTCATCAGCCGTTTTCACCCCCGGCGTATGGTTCAGACCGTCGAAATAGCGAAGATAGTTGCAATTGCCGAATTGTACTTTCCGTGTAATCGCCTCCGCACCGATCTCCTTCAGTCTCGGAAGGTCAACCCGTTCATCAGCAACCAGCAGCAGATATTTATTTTCCGAAACAACCGCACCTGCGGCATCCGTCATTTCCACTTCGATATGAAAACGGTCGCCCAGCTTTCCCGGAACTTTGCACTTCACCGTTGCAAATTCTGCCGAACTGTCCGGTTCAATTTCGCCGAGTTCAATCTCTTCCACAAACACATCTTCACAGCCTGATGAACGGAAGCAGACTTTCGCTTTACACCCGGGGAACGGTTCATAGCGATCATTCACCACCCACAGCCGACCTTCGAAATCCTCCCCGGGCAGCCAGCGTCGTTTCTCATAATCCAGTGAAATCAGCAGCGGCTGATAGGCCAGACGCAGATATTCATACGACCGCTTCGGCTGCTGATAATAATCAACCACGCCCCACTTCATATCCGGAGCGAAGGTAATGTAGTGACAGATGCAGAGTGCACTGGTTTTCGGTTTTCTCCGCCGGAAAAGTTCAAGGGCATACTGAAAATGAACCCCCTGCGTAATCTGTGTGGCCTCCACAAACTCCTGCAGTCCTCCCGTTGCCTGGGTACCGAGCACTTCAAAGTTCAGTGTCCGGAAAACATCAAAGTCGGTCCAGTGATGCCCCCAGCTCGGTCCGGGCGGCCACAGTTCTTCTTCCGGAATAAACTTTTTAATACTCTCCACATTCGGGCACGAGGAAATCGCCAGCTCAGGAACCGCCGCAAAATCCAGCTTACGGTAATACCGTTCAATGGTGTTGCGTCCTTCGCCGTAAAACAGTCCGTTGGCATGCACACTTTCTTTCGGTTTAAATCCCAGCGAAACCCCGACATCATCACTCAGCGGTGAAACCGGAATATAGTGCAGATCCGTATAGGGTTTAATGGCTTCACCCAGCTCATTCATCAGCCGAAGGTTGTGGGCCGGATCGGAGGCACTCATCAGTATTTCCTCACCGCCTTCGATGATCACCATACACGGATGATTCCGAAGCTGCTTCACCACATCAACCGCATCCGAGAAAATCGCCTCTTTATAGGCTTCTTCTTCCGGCAGCGACAGACTCGCTATCGGCAGAATATCCTGCCAGACGGTGATTCCTTCGCGATTACACAACTCATAGAAATACGGTATTTCCGTCGGGTGCCACCCGAAAATCCGCAGGTTGTTCATATTGGCCGCTTTTGCCAGCCGAATCAGCTCCTCATACTTTTCATCCGTTGCCCGGCCGAAAAAGATATCCGGCGGGCCGCCCCAGGTTCCGGAACGGATAAAATGACGTTTGCCGTTGATCATCACCGTCCAGGGATATTCAACCTCATCCTCCGTGAAGCCCGGGTTCATTTTCATTTCCAGCTCGCGAATCCCGAACAGCTGCTGCCGGGCATCCAGCGGCTTACCGCATTCGTTCAGACAGACTTCCGTTATATACAGATTCTGCTCCCCCAGGTCCCAGGGATACCACAGTTTCGCATCCTCAACCCGGACCGGAATACGGTACGTATTACGGCCGGGCCGCAACGTCTGCGGTACAGCAACCTCAACCTTCTCCGTTCGGACATTTTCGCCCTGAACCGTAACTTCCACATCAACCGTACGCTCCGTTTTCCCGTGATGCTCAATTTCAATCTCAAGAACAACATCGGCAGCCCCGTCATCCTTCACGGTGGTTTTCACATAAATGTCTTCAATCCGGGCTTCGTCATAAGCCTCCAGATACACCGGTTTCCAGATCCCGGCCGGAACCACGCTCGTCCAGTAATCCCCATGCCAGGCGGGTTTTCTTCCGGCCACCCGGCTGTAACGCCGGGGCGCCGGATGCAGCCGGACCGCCAGAAGGTTACGACCGCGGGCAAGCTGTTCAAAACTCACAAGATCCGTAATATCAAATGAAAAGGCGGTGAACATCCCTTCATGCGAACCCATTGGCGTTCCATTCACAAATACGTCACAGGCATAGTCGACCCCTTCAAAGGTCACCTCAATCCGCTTTCCTTCCATTTCCGGAGGAACATTAAAATGGCGCATATACCACCATTCATATTCATTCACCCATTTGGCTTTAAGACTGTTCCGGGCATAATGCGGATCCTCGATACGTCCGATGCGCCACAGGTCGGTAAAAACATCACCCGGAACATGCGCATGCGACCAGTCCAGCATATCGCCCATATGATCATGGTTGATTTCCGGAAACTTCTGCTCCATGCCCCGGCCCGGCAGACACCCTTCCAGCTTCCACAGAAAACCGCTCAGATCATGCTTCAGCCTTCCTCCGGCATGCCCGGAGCGGGATACCGCATTTTCCTCCGTCATCACCTGCTTATCATTCATCACACTTTTCATCATCGTTCTCCAATTTCTCCCGAACCGTTTAATCAGGAAGCCACAGCCTTTCCACGGCGCTCTTCCAGCTCCGCGCGGATCTCCATCATCTTTTCATGCGACAGCTTGTACTTCTGCAAAAGCAGGTATGCGACAGCCAGTGCGATGAACTTCGGCAGTACAAAGAAAAAACGCATCCGGAAAAGCATGCCGTCATCCTGCTGTTCCATGATGACCTCCTGCTCCATCTGACTTCTGAGCAGATTCACGGTGACTTCCGGAACATCCCCCTCATGGAACATGGCATCGGTCACCCGCATCTCCAGACTTCGACCGCTTCCGTCATCCGGAAAAGCTTTAAACATGCGGACAAAGACATTGTGCTCCGCCTTCTTTCCGGCCCGCTCCTCTTCAGACATGGCCTCAAACTGTTCCTGTGCTTTTTCCTCAATGCGGGTGAGCACTGTCTTGTCTTCAATTTTATTATCCAGCCCGACCGCAAACTGAATCAGGAGTCCACTCAGTACAGCCGCAAAGGTCATGGCGGATTTTGTAAACCAGTTGGTCGTTGCCGAAATGATCCCTTCCCGCCGACGGCCGGTCTGGTATTCATCCCAATCACACACATCAGCCCGCATGGAAATAATCAGAATCCAGAACCCGACCTCACCTATCGCCCAGAGCGGCTTGGTGACCAGCGCCAGCAGCGGACGCCCCGGAATCAGGGTGAAATACAGGCCCACCAGCGAAATCAGCATCGTGATCACACACCAGCTCATCAAACGATGTTTATCAAATTTATCCGCCATGCGTTTGATCGCATAGGCCGCAAACAGCGAATACACAACACGGAGCGTGCCCTCCACACCACCGAGTACGGTTCCGGCAAACCGGTCACCGTCAAAAATATAATAGACGTTCACATAATAGCCCAACGCACCGGCCGACATAATCGCCAGCAGATAGGTGCAGATGATCCCGATCACGATCATCAGCTGGGTATTTTTGAGCAGCGCCATAAACCCTTCCCTGAAGGTGGCTTTTTTCTTCTTCTGTTCCTCCTGTGCAATTTTGCGGTAGCGCTCTTTGCAGAAGATGCCGGGCAGCACTCCGGTGCTGATAACGATGACGGCAACCAGAATGCTGACCAGCCGTACGCCGTTGATATCACCGCCGACCCAGGGCTGCAGTGCCAGCCAGGTGGCCAGCGGGAAAAGCCAGCTCAGACCGATATTGCCGAACTGGTTCATATAGGAGCGAACCACAAAAATATTGGTACGTTCATTATAGTCGGCCGTCAGCTCTGTACCCAGCGATTCATACGGCACCGAAAAAATGGAATAGAACGTAAAAAACAGCAGCAGCGCACCCACCAGATAGGCGACAACCACCGTCTGGTTCCAGTCGGGAGAAGCCAGCCAGATGACGGGATAAAACAGACCGGTCAGTATCGCCCCGGTAATAACAAACGGTTTCCGTCGGCCGAATTTAGACGTCCACTTATCGGATATGGATCCCACCAGCGGATCGCTGACCGCATCCCACAGACGGGCCAGGGCCAGCGCCCCGGTCACAATACTTGCCGGCACCTTCAGGAAGTCATTGAAGAAGGGCAGAAAAAACAGATAGACAATCGAAACGTTTGCAAAATGGTCGGAAACAACACCCAGGCCATATGCAATTTTCTGATGCAGCAGCACCCGGTCTTCCGATTGGATCGAAGCTTCCCTGCCCTGTTTTTTTTCATGTTCCGGTTTTTCTGACATGCCGTTCTCCCTTATCGCACTGCATTGACTTCAACCGGTCCGGCTGAAAGTTTTAATTCATCCACCAGAGCCCTGACACTTACGGCCCCTTCTAGCACCAGCAGACATCGCCCCTGATCCGTAACCACACGATCCGACTGGAAGGGCTGTGTGCTGTAACAGGACCCGTTATCGATTCCCAGAATGCGACCGCTCCCCTCAACCTCGAAACGGATCTCGTACTCCTCCGCTTTGACCGGAATACCCTGTGCATCCACCAATTGGGCAATCACATGACAGCCGTCGACCTCCAGCATAACCGCCGAAGGTGCTCCGGCGGTTTTCAAACTATCCGATGCATCGGCCGCACGAGCCTCCAGCGTTCCGGCGGTATACGGCACCGCCCACTTATAGATATGATCTTCAAAATCCTTCAGGTGTTTAACACCGAGCGATTCCCCGTTCAGAAACAGTTCCACCGACGCACAGTTGGAATACACCTCTACCGCAATCATCTCACCGTCGGCATAGTTCCAATGGGTGTTAACGTCATGCCAGAACCAGGTTTTGGTTTTCCAGGCCTCGGAATCCTCTTCCCCGATAAACCCGGTCGATGCATCAAAAATATAAGGCGATTTTTCCAGCGTCTGGGTTGTCAGGTGTACATGCGGCTCATCACACCACAGCGTTTTCATCATGTGATACGATCCCTTTTCAAAACCGGCACTGTTGAGCAGTCCCGACCGCTTGGAACGCATGGGCCAACGCCCGGCACACTCTCCCAGATAATCAATCCCGATCCACAGAAACGTCCCGGCCACAAACGGGCGTTCCATAATGGCTTTCCACTCATGCCACTGACCCAGATTTTCGCAGCCCATCAAGGGAAGGTCCGGATAGTTTTCATGCCCATAATCATACAGCACCCGGCGGTAGCTGAATCCGATGATATCCAGCGCATCCGCATAGCCGGAACGGTAGCTGGCCGACGGCAGAATGCAGTTGGCAATCACCGGACGCGTGGTATCCATTTCCTTCGTCCATTTTGAGAGCTTCTGCGCCGTTTCACCGATGTCATATTTCCCGCGCGGAAGCGTCGCCAGCTCGTGATCAATCTCCTCCAGGCTGTTCGGCGGTGTGGTCCAGAAATAATTGCCCGTCGCCTTCATTCCGAAAAAACCGGTCGCTTCGGCATTACGCGGATACGTCCATTCAATCTCGTTACCGATACTCCACTGAATAATCGAAGGATGGTTCCGGTGCGCACGGATCACATCTTTCAGATCCCGCTCCGCCCACTCCTGAAAATGTTCCGTGTAACCGCGCGTAATATAATCATCATGCCGTTCATTCTGATTCAGCCGCTTATCTTTCGGATAATCCCATTCATCGAAAAACTCCTCCTGAACCAGCAGCCCCATTTCATCACACAGCGTAATAAACTCTTCGGAACCTGGGTTGTGAGCAATCCGGACCGCATTGCATCCGCCTTTTTTCAGGATTTCAAAGCGCCTGCGCCAGACATCCTTCGGTACGGCTGCGCCGACACATCCCGCATCATGATGAAGACAGACCCCCTTGATTTTCAGATTCCGCCCGTTCAGAAAAAAACCTTCGTTCACATCAAAGCGGAATGTGCGAATGCCGAACATGGTGGTGTATTCATCCAGCGTCACCCCGCCTCTTGAAACCGTCATCTCTGCCCGATACAGCATAGGCGAATCAAGATCCCAACACTGCGGTGAAGCAACCTCCAGCTGCTGAATCGTCTTTTCCGACGCCCGGACCGATTCCTCCGCGACCCGGTTCCCCGACGGATCATAAATCGCCGTGGTCAGTTCGGCTTCTTCCGGATGGCAGACCTCAACCTGCACCTGGACAACCGCTTTTTTATCCGTCACTTCCGGGGTCGAAATAAAGGTGCCCCATACCGGAATATGTGTTTTTGAAGTGCCGACCAGTTCCACATTGCGGTAGATGCCCGACCCGGTGTACCAGCGGCTGTCGCAGTAACGCGAATGATCCACTCGCACCGCAATCAGATTCTCCCCCTCAACCACCTGCTCTGAAATATCATAATAGAACGGTGAATATCCATAGGGATGAAAACCGATCTTCTGCCCGTTCACATACACCGTCGCATTGTTATAAATCCCGTCAAAATGCAGATAGGTCACGTCGGTTTTCAGCGCTTCAAAGGTTTTCCGGTACCAGCCTTCTCCACCGGGAAGCCAGCCGGTGGCCCCGTCGAAATCCTGACTGAACGGTGATTCCACGCTCCAGTCATGCGGCACCTGCACCGTGCGCCACGCCACACGTTCGTCGGACTCGTCCAGTTCTATCGCCGCGCCTCCTGCAAACCCCTGTTTTACAAATTTCCAAGCTCCGTTCAGTGATACCTTTTTTCTACTGCTCATTGAATATACCCCGTTGAAGTTGATCTATCCGTACCGACCTTTAAAACGGCAACCGACGATGTTCTGTATTTTCCCCCGCGAATGGCTGCGAAAAGATATTCCGGATGCCCGTTCCACATCAGCAGCTGCGGCCGCTCAAAACGATCATCCAGTTTGTTGCCCGTCGGCGGTTCCTTCAGATAGTGATGAGCCTGCAGATAACCGACCTGCGGTTCGTCCCAGTGGATCCCGTCAGCCGATTCAAAATAGAGTCCATACTGGTGATTCCAGTACCCCATATCACGCATCAGCATTTTAAACGTTCCGTCTTCAAACCAGACATAGGCATCCTCGCTCTGGGCATCTTCAACCACACGGCGAAGATCAAGAATCGGACCGCCCTGTTTTTCCCACGGACCGTCCAGGCTTTTGGCGATAGCCAGTCCATACTGGCGATAGGTGTTGCGCCAGTCATTTTCCCGGATATCCTTTTCCCGGTCGGCTACACACCACGATTTATAATACAGCCAATACTGGCCGTTTGGATGGCGTAGAAAAGCCGGATTTGACGTAATCATGGAATTCCAGGCTCCGGGGTCCGGATCCGGCTCAATAATCGGTTGATCCGACCGTTTCCAAGGACCGTCCAGCGAATCGGACGTCGCCATCCCGACGCGTTTCGTGGCCGCTGTTCCATCCGAATTCCCCATATAAAAAAGCACATATTTTCCGTCGACTTCATGAACGGTCGGATTGTGACAGGTCATGGCATCCCACCAGTCACCGCCGCGCCCCGTCACGGCAACATCCACGGTTTTATAGGGCCCGGCCGGATGATCTGCAACCGCATGGGCAATCTCACTGCAGCTGATCCAGCCCTGATGCGCCGCTTCGTTTTTCCAGCGCGAATAGAATACGTGCACCTTTCCATCCGGCCCGTAAATCGGCGAACAGCCCCAGACATTATAATCCGGATCATCAAGAATACGCCCGACGCCGAACAGACGTTTACTGAAATCTGAAAAGATCTCTTCAATCATGTTGTTTATCTCTGCTCACCATTACCTTCCCGACCGCCGGCGCACCGGCTGTCCCTCAGGATTCAGCCGGAAAGATAGGATGGATCTGAGATAAACACATATTGCATTATTTTCTATTTATTGCATAAATGCGCAGCATGCCTTCCATTAAAAAAGTGATGATGATCCAGAGTAATTACGACACCGAAACCCATAAGGGAATCGCGCGGGCGGCACAGGAACTTGGATGGCACCTTAATGTCAGCATGATGAATGCATTCCAGATTCCGAAACACTGGAAAGGCGACGGTATTATCTGTTCAATGGATAACAACCGGCAGCTCGAGGAATTTATCCGAAATGCCGGCCTGCCCTGTGTGGATCTCTCTGAATGGCGGTCCGATCTTCACCTGCCGCGGGTTTCGGCCGATAACAAACGCATCGGTCAGATGGCGGCCGAACACTTCCGGGCTTTCGGTCACCGCTCATTCGCCTACATCAGTTATCGGCAGCATCCCGTTTCGGAAGCACGCTATCACGGGTTTAAAAAGGAACTGGCGGCCCACGGTATGCCCCCTCCGTCCCGATTGGTCGGCCGCCACTCCCAGGACGAAATTATGCAGTGGCTTGACACCCTGGCCAAACCGAGCTCCATCCTCGCCTATAACGACGTGGACGCCGCATGGCTGTTGAGCAACTGCATGGAAGCCGGCTACCGCGTACCCGAAGATTTTGCCATTCTCGGAGTCGACAACAATCTGCTCATCTGCGAACACCAGCCCGTTCCGCTTTCCAGTATCAACCACGATCACGAACGTATCGGCTACGAAGGCGCCCAACTGCTTGCACAGATCATGAACGGCATCCCGCCCAAACAGGGCATCATCTATATCGAACCCGCCGGAATCACCCAGCGCGCCAGCACCAATGCACTCGCGACCAACGATCCCCTGGTCCGGCAGACCATGATCTACCTGCAGCAGAACCTGCGCCACCCCATCGGAACCCCTGAAATTGCCCATGAACTCGGTATATCCCGACGGAATCTGGAAAAACGTTTTCAGAGAGAACTCGGCAGCAGCATCCATAAAAAGCTGACCGAACTACGCCTTAAACGGGCCGAAAACCTGCTCTGCCACGGCACCCGAAGTGTCGAAGAAATTGCAGCCCTATGCGGCTTCTGCCACGCACCGCATCTCTGCCGCGTATTTAAAAAGGAATACGGCCTCTCTCCGCTCGCTTACCGTAAAGCCAATACCGGCACATAAGCTGTCCACAGAAACAGAACTGCGCGCCGGAATCCCAGCCGATTCCGGTTCATCCGTTAAAAGATGTTCAATTCAACGGGACAATGATCCGAACCGGTAATTTCAGTCAGAATGTCAGCAGACTGGATATGCTCCTGCAACGGGGCACTGATAAGAAAATAATCGATTCTCCACCCGACATTGTTGGCGCGGGCTTTTCCGCGATAGCTCCACCAGGAATATTTTACGGTTTCGGGATGCTGTAACCGGAAGGTGTCGATGAGACCTGCTTCAATGTAGTTGGTCATGCCCGCCCGCTCTTCCGGCGTATAGCCGGCGTTACCTTCGTTGGGTTTGGGCCGCGCCAGATCGATCGGATTGTGCGCCACATTCATATCTCCGCAGAGAATCACCGGTTTTGTTTTTTCCAACGATTGGATTTTCTGCAGCAGCAGGGCATCAAATTCCTGACGTTCGGCCAGACGGGAGAGATCATTTTTAACATTCGGAACATAAGTATTGATCAGGAAAAAGGATTCAAATTCCAGAATCTGAAACCGTCCTTCGGCATCGAACCGCTGATCGCCGATCGCGGTTTCAATGGATAGCGGCTCGAATTTGGAATAGATTCCGGTACCGCTGTACCCTTTCCGCTCGGCTCCGTTCCAATAGCTGAAATAGCCATCGTCCGAACCGGCAAGGCGGATCGGTTCCGGAAGATCGTCGTTATGCACCTTCGTTTCCTGCAGACAGAGCATATCCGGTTGATGGGCGCTCAGAAAATCTTCGAACCCTTTTTTCATTACCGCGCGAATACCATTCACATTCCAGGAGATCAGTTTCATACGTTTATACTGCTTTCGTTAAAATTAAGTCCTAATAATGACTCCAGACTGAAGAGCGTGCTTAATATTTGCAATCTTCTATATCTGACGATATGCGATCCGTTGTAGGCTGACTGTCAATTCAACCCGAACCCCACGCGAAAATTTTATGTCTAAACCGATTCCCTTTACCAATACCTATGCCCGTTTACCCGAACGTTTTTATGCCCGACAACGCGGAACTGCGGTGCCGGCGCCTCAACGAATCCGCACCAATCCCGCACTGGCACAGGAGCTGGGTATTGATCCCGCGTGGCTGGAAACTCAGGAAGCCCTCAACATCTTTTCAGGAAACCGGATTGCCGCGGGCTCCGAACCGTTGGCACAGGCATATGCCGGACATCAGTTCGGCGGTTTTGTGCCGCAGCTGGGCGATGGCCGGGCCCTGCTGCTCGGCGAAGTGATCGATCAAAACGGCAATCGGCGCGATATCCAGCTTAAAGGCTCCGGCCGCACGCCGTTCTCGCGCGGCGGTGACGGCAAATCGGCATTGGGTCCGGTGCTGCGCGAATATATCGTCAGTGAGGCGATGTATGCGCTGGGTGTACCGACGACACGTGCGCTGGCGGCGGTTGCCTCCGGAGAAGCAGTGATGCGGCAGGAGGGCCCATTGCCCGGCGGCGTTTTCACCCGGGTGGCGGCCAGTCATATTCGGGTCGGTACCTTTCAGTATTTTTATGCACGTAACGATGAAGATGCCCTGCGTGAACTGGCGGATTATACCATCGCTCGCCATTATCCCGATGCAGCCGAAGCGGAGAACCCGTATATTGCCTTACTGGACGGTATAGTTGCAGCACAGGCAAAACTGATTCCGCACTGGATGTCGCTCGGATTTATCCATGGTGTAATGAATACCGATAACACCGCGGTATCAGGCGAAACCATCGATTACGGCCCCTGTGCATTCATGGACGAATTTCATCCGAACTGTGTGTTCAGTTCGATTGACCACGGTGGGCGCTATGCATGGGGAAGCCAGCCGGATATGGCACGCTGGAACCTGAACCGTTTTGCCGAAACACTGCTGCCTCTGATCGATGGCGACAGCGGCACCGCGCTGGATAAAGCGAAAAAAGCGCTTATGAATTTTATGATCATTTTCCGCGCCGAATATGACCGCCGGTTCCGTGCAAAATTCGGTCTGCCCGCTGATGCCCCATTGGACATCGTGCGTAGCGGGCTCTCGCTGCTGACTAAACACCAAATTGATTTCACGCTGTTTTTCCGTCACCTCACCTACGAGAACCCGGACGAACTGCGCACCTTTTTTACGGATCCCAGTCCATTCGAAAGCTGGCATGCATCATGGAAAACAGCCACCCGTTCCAAACCGGAAACGGAAGCGATGCAGAAAGCAAATCCGGTTCTGATTCCGCGCAACCACCGTATCGAACAGGCCATTCAGGCGGCGTATGCCGGAAACTATGCTCCCTTCCACCGGCTCGTTGATGCACTGGCCAAACCCTATGAGCTCCGAAGCGAATATTCAGAATATGAAAAGGCTCCGATGCCCGATGAACTCGTTCATCAGACCTTCTGCGGAACGTAGCGTCCGGCTCAATACACCTCGGGGTAGAAATAATCCTTCCCCAGATAATTTTTAAAGGTAACGCCCTTGTCGGTTCGCGTCAGCTGCGCTTTATCAAGAATCGGAACTTTTCCGCCGCCGCCGGGAGCATCAATAACATATTGCGG from Verrucomicrobia bacterium S94 carries:
- a CDS encoding beta-galactosidase gives rise to the protein MMKSVMNDKQVMTEENAVSRSGHAGGRLKHDLSGFLWKLEGCLPGRGMEQKFPEINHDHMGDMLDWSHAHVPGDVFTDLWRIGRIEDPHYARNSLKAKWVNEYEWWYMRHFNVPPEMEGKRIEVTFEGVDYACDVFVNGTPMGSHEGMFTAFSFDITDLVSFEQLARGRNLLAVRLHPAPRRYSRVAGRKPAWHGDYWTSVVPAGIWKPVYLEAYDEARIEDIYVKTTVKDDGAADVVLEIEIEHHGKTERTVDVEVTVQGENVRTEKVEVAVPQTLRPGRNTYRIPVRVEDAKLWYPWDLGEQNLYITEVCLNECGKPLDARQQLFGIRELEMKMNPGFTEDEVEYPWTVMINGKRHFIRSGTWGGPPDIFFGRATDEKYEELIRLAKAANMNNLRIFGWHPTEIPYFYELCNREGITVWQDILPIASLSLPEEEAYKEAIFSDAVDVVKQLRNHPCMVIIEGGEEILMSASDPAHNLRLMNELGEAIKPYTDLHYIPVSPLSDDVGVSLGFKPKESVHANGLFYGEGRNTIERYYRKLDFAAVPELAISSCPNVESIKKFIPEEELWPPGPSWGHHWTDFDVFRTLNFEVLGTQATGGLQEFVEATQITQGVHFQYALELFRRRKPKTSALCICHYITFAPDMKWGVVDYYQQPKRSYEYLRLAYQPLLISLDYEKRRWLPGEDFEGRLWVVNDRYEPFPGCKAKVCFRSSGCEDVFVEEIELGEIEPDSSAEFATVKCKVPGKLGDRFHIEVEMTDAAGAVVSENKYLLLVADERVDLPRLKEIGAEAITRKVQFGNCNYLRYFDGLNHTPGVKTADEKMPTVKEFVHEE
- a CDS encoding MFS transporter; protein product: MSEKPEHEKKQGREASIQSEDRVLLHQKIAYGLGVVSDHFANVSIVYLFFLPFFNDFLKVPASIVTGALALARLWDAVSDPLVGSISDKWTSKFGRRKPFVITGAILTGLFYPVIWLASPDWNQTVVVAYLVGALLLFFTFYSIFSVPYESLGTELTADYNERTNIFVVRSYMNQFGNIGLSWLFPLATWLALQPWVGGDINGVRLVSILVAVIVISTGVLPGIFCKERYRKIAQEEQKKKKATFREGFMALLKNTQLMIVIGIICTYLLAIMSAGALGYYVNVYYIFDGDRFAGTVLGGVEGTLRVVYSLFAAYAIKRMADKFDKHRLMSWCVITMLISLVGLYFTLIPGRPLLALVTKPLWAIGEVGFWILIISMRADVCDWDEYQTGRRREGIISATTNWFTKSAMTFAAVLSGLLIQFAVGLDNKIEDKTVLTRIEEKAQEQFEAMSEEERAGKKAEHNVFVRMFKAFPDDGSGRSLEMRVTDAMFHEGDVPEVTVNLLRSQMEQEVIMEQQDDGMLFRMRFFFVLPKFIALAVAYLLLQKYKLSHEKMMEIRAELEERRGKAVAS
- a CDS encoding DUF4982 domain-containing protein; this encodes MSSRKKVSLNGAWKFVKQGFAGGAAIELDESDERVAWRTVQVPHDWSVESPFSQDFDGATGWLPGGEGWYRKTFEALKTDVTYLHFDGIYNNATVYVNGQKIGFHPYGYSPFYYDISEQVVEGENLIAVRVDHSRYCDSRWYTGSGIYRNVELVGTSKTHIPVWGTFISTPEVTDKKAVVQVQVEVCHPEEAELTTAIYDPSGNRVAEESVRASEKTIQQLEVASPQCWDLDSPMLYRAEMTVSRGGVTLDEYTTMFGIRTFRFDVNEGFFLNGRNLKIKGVCLHHDAGCVGAAVPKDVWRRRFEILKKGGCNAVRIAHNPGSEEFITLCDEMGLLVQEEFFDEWDYPKDKRLNQNERHDDYITRGYTEHFQEWAERDLKDVIRAHRNHPSIIQWSIGNEIEWTYPRNAEATGFFGMKATGNYFWTTPPNSLEEIDHELATLPRGKYDIGETAQKLSKWTKEMDTTRPVIANCILPSASYRSGYADALDIIGFSYRRVLYDYGHENYPDLPLMGCENLGQWHEWKAIMERPFVAGTFLWIGIDYLGECAGRWPMRSKRSGLLNSAGFEKGSYHMMKTLWCDEPHVHLTTQTLEKSPYIFDASTGFIGEEDSEAWKTKTWFWHDVNTHWNYADGEMIAVEVYSNCASVELFLNGESLGVKHLKDFEDHIYKWAVPYTAGTLEARAADASDSLKTAGAPSAVMLEVDGCHVIAQLVDAQGIPVKAEEYEIRFEVEGSGRILGIDNGSCYSTQPFQSDRVVTDQGRCLLVLEGAVSVRALVDELKLSAGPVEVNAVR
- a CDS encoding glycosyl hydrolase family 43 encodes the protein MIEEIFSDFSKRLFGVGRILDDPDYNVWGCSPIYGPDGKVHVFYSRWKNEAAHQGWISCSEIAHAVADHPAGPYKTVDVAVTGRGGDWWDAMTCHNPTVHEVDGKYVLFYMGNSDGTAATKRVGMATSDSLDGPWKRSDQPIIEPDPDPGAWNSMITSNPAFLRHPNGQYWLYYKSWCVADREKDIRENDWRNTYRQYGLAIAKSLDGPWEKQGGPILDLRRVVEDAQSEDAYVWFEDGTFKMLMRDMGYWNHQYGLYFESADGIHWDEPQVGYLQAHHYLKEPPTGNKLDDRFERPQLLMWNGHPEYLFAAIRGGKYRTSSVAVLKVGTDRSTSTGYIQ
- a CDS encoding helix-turn-helix domain-containing protein: MRSMPSIKKVMMIQSNYDTETHKGIARAAQELGWHLNVSMMNAFQIPKHWKGDGIICSMDNNRQLEEFIRNAGLPCVDLSEWRSDLHLPRVSADNKRIGQMAAEHFRAFGHRSFAYISYRQHPVSEARYHGFKKELAAHGMPPPSRLVGRHSQDEIMQWLDTLAKPSSILAYNDVDAAWLLSNCMEAGYRVPEDFAILGVDNNLLICEHQPVPLSSINHDHERIGYEGAQLLAQIMNGIPPKQGIIYIEPAGITQRASTNALATNDPLVRQTMIYLQQNLRHPIGTPEIAHELGISRRNLEKRFQRELGSSIHKKLTELRLKRAENLLCHGTRSVEEIAALCGFCHAPHLCRVFKKEYGLSPLAYRKANTGT
- the xth gene encoding exodeoxyribonuclease III, coding for MKLISWNVNGIRAVMKKGFEDFLSAHQPDMLCLQETKVHNDDLPEPIRLAGSDDGYFSYWNGAERKGYSGTGIYSKFEPLSIETAIGDQRFDAEGRFQILEFESFFLINTYVPNVKNDLSRLAERQEFDALLLQKIQSLEKTKPVILCGDMNVAHNPIDLARPKPNEGNAGYTPEERAGMTNYIEAGLIDTFRLQHPETVKYSWWSYRGKARANNVGWRIDYFLISAPLQEHIQSADILTEITGSDHCPVELNIF
- a CDS encoding YdiU family protein; translated protein: MSKPIPFTNTYARLPERFYARQRGTAVPAPQRIRTNPALAQELGIDPAWLETQEALNIFSGNRIAAGSEPLAQAYAGHQFGGFVPQLGDGRALLLGEVIDQNGNRRDIQLKGSGRTPFSRGGDGKSALGPVLREYIVSEAMYALGVPTTRALAAVASGEAVMRQEGPLPGGVFTRVAASHIRVGTFQYFYARNDEDALRELADYTIARHYPDAAEAENPYIALLDGIVAAQAKLIPHWMSLGFIHGVMNTDNTAVSGETIDYGPCAFMDEFHPNCVFSSIDHGGRYAWGSQPDMARWNLNRFAETLLPLIDGDSGTALDKAKKALMNFMIIFRAEYDRRFRAKFGLPADAPLDIVRSGLSLLTKHQIDFTLFFRHLTYENPDELRTFFTDPSPFESWHASWKTATRSKPETEAMQKANPVLIPRNHRIEQAIQAAYAGNYAPFHRLVDALAKPYELRSEYSEYEKAPMPDELVHQTFCGT